In Trichocoleus sp. FACHB-46, the following proteins share a genomic window:
- a CDS encoding ABC transporter ATP-binding protein has product MVDDPKSPDVLPEAVPQQGLEEILTEVEDRRPQPQVPLLAASGLSKSFGGIKAVDNAAIEVAQGSITGLIGPNGAGKTTLFNLLSNFIRPDQGRVIFDGEPIQQLQPHQIAQQGMIRTFQVARVLSRLSVLENMLLAAQHQTGENFWSACLQFRQVAKEEKQLKERAYAILESVGLTHMTHEYAGALSGGQRKLLEMARALMVQPKLILLDEPAAGVNPTLINQICEHITTWNREGLTFLIIEHNMDVIMSLCDRVWVLAEGRNLAVGSPSEIQTNSEVLEAYLGQ; this is encoded by the coding sequence TTGGTCGATGATCCCAAGTCTCCCGATGTTTTGCCGGAAGCAGTGCCGCAGCAAGGCTTAGAAGAAATTTTGACCGAGGTGGAAGACCGGAGACCCCAACCCCAGGTTCCCCTTTTAGCAGCGAGTGGCCTCTCCAAGAGCTTTGGCGGCATCAAAGCCGTGGATAATGCCGCGATCGAGGTGGCTCAGGGTAGTATCACTGGACTAATTGGCCCCAATGGTGCGGGTAAAACAACGTTGTTTAACTTGCTGTCTAACTTTATTCGCCCCGATCAAGGGCGGGTGATTTTTGATGGTGAACCGATTCAACAACTACAACCCCATCAAATTGCTCAGCAAGGCATGATTCGTACTTTCCAGGTAGCGCGGGTGTTGTCCCGGCTGTCGGTGCTAGAAAATATGCTGCTGGCGGCTCAACATCAGACGGGAGAAAATTTCTGGAGCGCTTGCTTGCAGTTTCGCCAGGTGGCTAAGGAAGAAAAGCAGTTAAAGGAGCGAGCCTACGCCATTTTAGAGTCGGTAGGCTTGACGCATATGACCCATGAGTATGCAGGAGCGCTTTCCGGTGGTCAGCGCAAATTGCTAGAGATGGCGCGTGCTTTGATGGTGCAGCCCAAACTGATTTTGCTGGACGAACCTGCGGCTGGCGTGAATCCTACCCTGATCAACCAAATCTGCGAACACATCACTACCTGGAATCGTGAAGGGCTGACGTTCCTGATTATTGAGCACAATATGGACGTGATTATGTCGCTGTGCGATCGCGTTTGGGTTTTGGCAGAAGGCCGCAATTTGGCAGTGGGCAGTCCTAGTGAAATTCAAACGAACTCCGAAGTTTTAGAGGCTTATCTGGGGCAGTAA
- a CDS encoding branched-chain amino acid ABC transporter permease — translation MEGYIVQLIIFTATYALFSLGLNLQWGFTGLINFGHVAFMTVGAYTTVLLTLTGIPLPIAVLAGAALAALLGLLIGFSTLRLREDYLAIVTIGVSEVVRLVALNEEWLTRGARGVYGYPLPLDKFNPNAFTRGGMIALLTVVVGLAYWKLWQWVQQRLKTVSRPAAIRNALVWGGYTGSLVLLLGGVGVVMQQLKLSRALSPELLGLGLLIALVGVGWVYIAIAKTLVARLSEWAAGLALFSVSLCSILGLWMYSIGANALYNYSYKAGLMLLLVVVLAILFSLLEWLVRSPWGRVLKAIREDEEVAKALGKNVFWYKLQSLMLGGAIAGIAGAFYAWQLTFINPDGFIPLITFQAWTIVVLGGAGNNVGTLLGGTIFWAYNTLTRFVLKDIVPLDDARLGAFRVMIIGLILIVVMMWRPQGILGKKEELTLGR, via the coding sequence ATGGAAGGCTACATTGTCCAGTTAATTATTTTCACTGCAACCTATGCTCTCTTTAGCTTGGGCTTGAATTTGCAGTGGGGTTTTACAGGTCTGATCAACTTTGGTCATGTTGCCTTTATGACGGTCGGAGCCTATACCACCGTTTTACTGACGCTAACTGGGATACCCCTACCCATTGCAGTCTTAGCTGGTGCGGCTTTGGCTGCCTTGCTAGGCTTGTTGATCGGCTTTTCTACCCTCCGCTTACGAGAAGACTATTTGGCGATCGTGACAATTGGCGTGTCTGAAGTGGTGCGACTCGTAGCCCTGAATGAAGAGTGGCTAACGCGAGGAGCGCGGGGTGTGTATGGCTATCCCCTACCGCTGGACAAATTTAACCCGAATGCCTTCACGAGAGGCGGCATGATTGCTCTGCTGACGGTAGTGGTCGGTTTGGCCTACTGGAAGCTTTGGCAGTGGGTGCAGCAACGCCTCAAGACAGTGTCTCGTCCCGCCGCGATTAGAAATGCGTTGGTTTGGGGTGGCTACACGGGCTCACTCGTCTTGCTCCTAGGGGGAGTCGGAGTTGTGATGCAACAGCTCAAACTAAGCCGTGCCCTTTCGCCAGAGCTGTTAGGCTTGGGCCTGTTGATCGCTTTGGTCGGGGTAGGCTGGGTTTACATCGCGATCGCTAAAACCCTAGTGGCTCGCTTGTCAGAATGGGCCGCAGGTTTGGCTTTGTTTAGCGTCTCCTTGTGCTCGATTTTAGGCTTGTGGATGTATAGCATTGGTGCGAACGCCCTCTACAACTACTCCTACAAGGCAGGGCTGATGTTGTTGCTGGTGGTGGTGCTGGCGATTTTGTTTAGCTTGTTAGAGTGGCTGGTGCGATCGCCTTGGGGCCGAGTGTTGAAGGCGATTCGAGAAGATGAGGAAGTTGCCAAAGCCCTAGGCAAAAATGTGTTTTGGTACAAGCTGCAATCACTAATGCTAGGGGGCGCGATCGCTGGTATCGCGGGAGCCTTCTACGCTTGGCAGCTCACCTTCATCAACCCCGACGGCTTCATTCCCCTAATCACATTTCAAGCTTGGACGATTGTGGTTTTGGGTGGCGCTGGGAATAACGTCGGCACCTTGCTGGGTGGGACAATTTTCTGGGCCTACAACACGTTAACGCGGTTTGTCCTGAAAGACATTGTGCCGCTAGACGATGCGAGATTAGGCGCATTCCGCGTCATGATCATTGGCTTGATCTTGATTGTCGTGATGATGTGGCGACCCCAAGGCATTCTAGGTAAAAAGGAGGAATTAACCCTTGGTCGATGA
- the trmD gene encoding tRNA (guanosine(37)-N1)-methyltransferase TrmD, which yields MRFDIVTLFPDFFTSPLSSGLLGKALAKEIATVHLTNPRDFATDKHRRVDDEPYGGGVGMLMKPEPIFAAVESLPVLPRREVILMTPQGQTMNQAMFQELGTNYDQLVVICGHYEGVDERVLHLVTREVSLGDFVLTCGEIPALTLLNGTVRLLPGTVGKEESLKAESFEAGLLDYPHYTRPAVFREWEVPAVLRSGNHAEIDRWRQEQQIQRTRDRRPDLYEKWLKDQEV from the coding sequence GTGAGATTCGACATTGTTACTTTGTTTCCTGACTTCTTTACGTCACCGCTGAGTTCGGGCTTGTTAGGCAAGGCTTTAGCGAAAGAAATTGCTACGGTGCATCTCACAAATCCGCGTGATTTTGCGACTGACAAGCATCGACGTGTGGATGATGAACCCTACGGAGGTGGGGTTGGCATGTTGATGAAGCCAGAGCCAATTTTTGCGGCGGTGGAATCCCTGCCTGTTTTACCGAGGCGAGAGGTGATCTTAATGACGCCCCAAGGCCAAACGATGAACCAGGCGATGTTTCAGGAGTTGGGAACGAATTATGACCAACTGGTGGTGATTTGTGGCCATTACGAAGGAGTGGATGAGCGAGTCTTGCACCTCGTGACTCGTGAGGTGTCATTAGGGGATTTTGTGCTGACCTGTGGTGAGATTCCGGCGCTGACGCTGCTGAATGGTACGGTGCGTTTGCTGCCTGGAACGGTGGGTAAAGAGGAATCCCTTAAGGCAGAAAGCTTTGAAGCGGGTCTACTTGATTATCCGCACTACACTCGACCCGCCGTGTTCCGCGAGTGGGAAGTGCCGGCCGTTTTGCGCTCTGGAAACCATGCTGAAATCGATCGCTGGCGACAAGAACAGCAGATTCAACGCACTCGCGATCGCCGCCCCGATTTGTATGAGAAGTGGTTGAAGGATCAGGAGGTGTAA
- a CDS encoding cyanophycinase, with product MSRSSVVPQLESQTLKQQMPQSTKTAVMIIGGAEDKVHGKEILTSFFHRSGGTDARIAIIPCASREPATIGERYRTIFEDMGAKAIEVLDIREREQCEDSLWRAFLESCTGVFMTGGDQLRLCALLADTELMAEVRRRAVKGEITLAGTSAGAAVMGHHMIAGGGSGEHPNRSLVDMATGLAIIPEIIVDQHFHNRNRMARLMSAIAAYPDKLGIGIDEDTCALFEGDGLLHVLGKGSVTVIDPVDLNYTNQPDADATEPLSIHNLRVHILSYGDRYQLYQRRIMSREP from the coding sequence ATGTCCAGGAGTAGCGTCGTGCCGCAGCTAGAATCTCAAACCCTCAAACAACAGATGCCTCAGTCCACGAAAACCGCTGTGATGATTATTGGGGGAGCGGAAGATAAAGTCCACGGCAAGGAAATCTTGACTTCCTTTTTTCATCGGTCGGGCGGCACAGATGCTCGGATTGCCATCATTCCCTGCGCCTCGCGAGAACCCGCCACGATTGGCGAACGGTACCGCACCATTTTTGAAGACATGGGTGCTAAGGCGATTGAAGTCCTAGATATCCGCGAACGAGAGCAGTGTGAGGACTCTCTCTGGCGTGCTTTTCTAGAAAGCTGTACAGGCGTTTTCATGACTGGGGGCGATCAGTTACGGCTCTGTGCGCTGTTGGCAGACACAGAATTGATGGCAGAAGTGCGGCGACGGGCCGTAAAAGGTGAGATCACGCTGGCAGGCACGAGTGCTGGGGCAGCGGTCATGGGGCATCACATGATTGCCGGCGGTGGTAGTGGTGAGCATCCCAATCGCTCGCTGGTAGACATGGCTACCGGGTTAGCCATCATCCCAGAAATTATCGTGGATCAGCATTTTCACAATCGCAATCGCATGGCCCGACTGATGAGTGCGATCGCGGCTTACCCGGATAAGCTGGGCATCGGCATCGACGAGGATACTTGTGCCCTATTTGAGGGCGATGGCTTGCTACACGTCCTGGGCAAAGGCTCTGTTACCGTCATTGACCCTGTTGATCTCAACTATACGAACCAACCTGATGCAGATGCGACAGAGCCACTGAGTATTCATAACTTGCGGGTGCATATTCTCAGCTATGGCGATCGCTACCAACTCTACCAACGTCGGATCATGTCTCGCGAACCATAA
- the cphA gene encoding cyanophycin synthetase, with amino-acid sequence MKILKIQTLRGPNYWSIRRHKLVVMRLNLEDLAEKPSHQIPGFYEGLVTALPSLDDHFCSPGCRGGFLSRVREGTMMGHIVEHVALELQVLSGMEVGFGRTRETATSGTYQVVIEYLDEQAGRYAARAAVRLCQSIVETGSYPKAELEQDLQDLRAYWADASLGPSTESLVREAEARGIPWLPIPARSMIQLGYGAHQKRIQATLSNHTGILGVELACDKESTKQILHESGVPVPRGIVINYMDELEEAVEQVGGFPIVIKPLNGNHGRGITLNIDSWKMAEEAYDAAKEVSRSLIVERYYTGRDHRVLVVNGKLVAVAERVPAHVVGDGRSTIEQLIEWTNQDPQRGEGHDNVLTKITVDRTSWKLLDQQGYTLQTVLPLGEVCYLRATANLSTGGIAIDRTDDVHPENIWLAQRVAKIINLDIAGIDIVTSDISRPLRETGGVIVEVNAAPGFRMHVAPSQGIPRNVAESVINMLFSPGAPSRIPIIAVTGTNGKTTTTRLIAHIFKQTQRVVGYTTTDGIYIDDYLVEKGDTTGPQSAQLILRDPTVEVAVLESARGGILRSGLGFDACDIGVVLNVAADHMGLGDINTLDDMARVKSVVAESAMPNGYAVLNADDPLVAGMARNATAQVAYFAMNPDNEIVRAHAQQGGLAAIYENGYLSILKGDWTLRIEQAIHVPLTMGGRAPFMIANALAASLAAFAHGVRIEDIRAALMSFQASADQTPGRMNLFDLGHYHALVDYAHNPASYEALGGFVKNWTGERIGVVGGPGDRRNEDFVTLGRLAADMFNRVIVKEDDDTRGRARGEAAEWICRGLEAANQRCPHEIILDETKAINSALDRATPGSLVVILPESVTRAIQLIEARNPVGHTTATQTADQNGASTLTNGQTVNVASVEVSQSNSGTAQTESQSAYTF; translated from the coding sequence ATGAAAATACTCAAGATCCAGACACTACGCGGCCCTAACTACTGGAGCATTCGTCGTCATAAGCTGGTCGTGATGCGTTTAAATTTGGAGGACTTGGCAGAAAAGCCTTCCCACCAAATTCCTGGGTTTTATGAGGGGTTGGTGACAGCGTTGCCCAGCTTAGACGATCACTTTTGCTCGCCAGGATGCCGGGGGGGATTCCTGAGCCGAGTCCGCGAAGGCACCATGATGGGGCATATCGTGGAGCATGTGGCTCTGGAGCTACAAGTGCTATCGGGTATGGAAGTTGGTTTTGGCCGCACCCGGGAAACGGCTACCTCTGGCACTTACCAAGTGGTGATCGAGTACTTAGATGAGCAGGCAGGTCGTTATGCCGCTAGAGCAGCAGTGCGCCTGTGCCAAAGCATTGTAGAAACGGGGAGCTATCCTAAAGCTGAGCTAGAACAAGACTTGCAAGACTTGCGAGCTTACTGGGCTGATGCTTCGTTGGGTCCCAGCACCGAGTCTTTGGTGCGCGAAGCAGAAGCGAGAGGCATTCCTTGGTTGCCAATTCCGGCTCGCTCCATGATTCAACTGGGGTATGGGGCGCATCAAAAACGGATTCAGGCAACCTTAAGCAATCACACTGGCATTTTAGGCGTAGAGCTGGCTTGCGATAAGGAAAGTACCAAGCAAATTCTCCACGAATCCGGTGTACCTGTGCCACGGGGTATTGTAATTAACTACATGGACGAGCTGGAAGAAGCCGTAGAGCAAGTCGGTGGCTTTCCAATTGTCATCAAGCCGCTCAATGGCAATCATGGGCGTGGCATTACGCTCAACATCGACTCCTGGAAGATGGCCGAAGAAGCCTACGATGCGGCCAAGGAAGTGTCGCGATCGCTGATTGTGGAGCGGTACTACACAGGGCGCGACCATCGTGTATTGGTGGTGAACGGTAAACTCGTGGCCGTGGCTGAGCGCGTCCCCGCCCATGTGGTGGGTGATGGCCGCTCCACCATCGAACAATTGATTGAGTGGACTAATCAAGACCCCCAACGGGGCGAAGGTCATGACAATGTTCTGACCAAGATCACGGTCGATCGCACGAGTTGGAAGCTGCTAGATCAGCAAGGCTATACCCTGCAAACCGTACTGCCTCTGGGAGAAGTTTGCTATCTGCGGGCCACCGCCAACCTCAGTACCGGAGGGATCGCGATCGATCGCACCGATGATGTCCACCCAGAAAACATTTGGCTGGCCCAACGAGTCGCCAAAATCATCAACCTCGATATCGCTGGCATCGACATTGTCACCTCTGATATTTCCCGACCACTGCGCGAAACCGGCGGTGTAATTGTTGAAGTCAACGCTGCTCCTGGCTTCCGGATGCACGTTGCGCCCAGCCAAGGCATTCCTCGGAATGTGGCAGAGTCGGTGATTAATATGCTGTTCTCGCCTGGGGCTCCTAGCCGCATTCCCATCATTGCGGTTACGGGCACCAACGGCAAAACTACCACGACCCGTTTGATTGCTCACATCTTTAAGCAAACCCAGCGCGTCGTGGGCTACACCACCACTGATGGCATCTATATCGATGATTATTTGGTGGAAAAGGGAGATACCACTGGGCCTCAAAGCGCCCAACTGATTCTACGAGATCCCACTGTGGAAGTAGCAGTTCTAGAGTCCGCACGTGGCGGCATCTTGCGCTCTGGCCTAGGCTTCGATGCCTGCGATATTGGCGTGGTGCTCAATGTTGCGGCTGACCACATGGGGCTAGGAGACATCAACACGCTAGACGATATGGCGCGGGTGAAAAGTGTGGTGGCAGAATCCGCCATGCCCAACGGCTACGCGGTGCTGAATGCTGATGATCCTCTCGTTGCAGGCATGGCTCGTAATGCCACAGCCCAAGTAGCTTACTTTGCCATGAATCCTGACAACGAAATTGTCCGGGCTCATGCTCAGCAAGGAGGTCTAGCCGCCATCTATGAAAATGGCTATCTATCGATTCTTAAGGGTGACTGGACGCTCCGCATCGAGCAAGCCATCCATGTGCCGCTGACAATGGGGGGACGTGCGCCCTTCATGATTGCTAATGCTCTCGCTGCGAGTTTAGCGGCGTTTGCCCATGGGGTCAGGATCGAAGACATTCGTGCTGCCTTAATGAGCTTCCAAGCTTCAGCTGACCAAACACCAGGACGAATGAATTTGTTTGACCTCGGTCACTACCATGCCTTGGTGGACTATGCTCACAATCCTGCCAGTTACGAAGCACTAGGAGGCTTTGTGAAGAATTGGACGGGAGAGCGGATTGGTGTAGTCGGGGGGCCAGGCGATCGCCGCAATGAGGATTTTGTCACTCTGGGTAGACTGGCAGCGGATATGTTCAATCGCGTGATCGTCAAGGAAGATGACGATACTAGAGGGCGAGCCAGAGGCGAAGCGGCGGAGTGGATTTGCCGAGGGCTGGAAGCAGCCAACCAAAGATGCCCTCACGAAATCATTCTGGATGAAACCAAAGCCATCAACTCTGCCCTCGATCGAGCTACACCAGGGAGCTTGGTTGTCATTCTGCCAGAGAGCGTGACTCGCGCTATTCAGTTGATTGAGGCCCGAAATCCTGTCGGCCATACCACAGCCACGCAGACGGCAGATCAGAATGGAGCCAGTACGTTGACCAATGGTCAAACTGTAAACGTCGCTTCAGTTGAGGTAAGCCAGTCCAACTCAGGCACAGCTCAAACAGAGTCTCAGTCTGCCTACACTTTTTAG
- the tatA gene encoding twin-arginine translocase TatA/TatE family subunit, whose product MFGLGWPEVAIIAIAAIVIFGPKKIPELGSALGKTLRGFKEEVQKPDAENDVTDLDQE is encoded by the coding sequence ATGTTTGGTCTAGGATGGCCGGAAGTAGCGATTATTGCGATCGCGGCAATTGTGATTTTTGGTCCCAAGAAAATTCCTGAGCTAGGGAGTGCCCTAGGCAAAACGCTACGGGGGTTTAAGGAAGAAGTCCAGAAACCTGATGCTGAGAATGATGTTACAGATTTAGACCAGGAATAA